The DNA region attgcgggtgttgcggggcgcttctgacgtcacagacaaatAACTGAGATCcggctacactgtaaaaaaataaagtgtaaAGTGCCTGCGCtccgtatacaatatataggACTGCGAGTGTGCGTATGTGTTTAAACttgccatacgttgccacatctaatttttgtaaagtttataattaattacccattaattgaccgatcaacatatgaaaatttttcgcgcaattaataaaactcggtttctggtatatgtgtgatttttttcaagactttttcatcattttttctatccaaaaaaaaaatggttgaaatctccataagagccaatgttaataGTCCGTAAGATGATGCCAAAAAACGTAAACAGAACCGAATTGAACAAATACTTGTTAAATGGTAGTTCTTGAGACCCAGGACACGGTTCACCTATAATGccaagcaatttttttttgcccccGTCCACAGTTAAGCCAGGTAAAAGTCGATAATTAAAACAACTCAAAATTGATTGGtatttgtttaatacttttaatttcattatattaagttaattttaataaatctcaATCGAATTAGTTTTAGCCCGGCCGAGATATTAATTTGtgagaattgaaaaaaacacgaattattattattattatgaggcacgttgaaaataataattcgtatttttttcgattttcaataattgatatCTCGGTCGGGTGTCAATTAATTTAGTagggattttaaaattaaattaaattaataaaattaaaagtattataaataaaaaattaagtataattataattacgaGCTGTGCAAATTATCGATTTTCTACCTGTCTTACCTGGGGATAGTTACCAATCAAAACAGTAGGGAGTAGGTGCACCGTGTTCTGGGTCTCGAGGACTACCACTGAACAAATATTTGCAGACCATTTAAGTTGTGTCTAGTTTTTTTTGCCATCAGCTTACGGACTATTtagaacattctcattatattcaaataaaaaaaagtgatagctgcataacctccttaaacACGTTAAAACCTTATTCACCCCCATGACCTTATTAAACACCCGTTAAAAAGTCTAGGGATTCCTGAGTTCAGACATTTGCTCTCTGAACCACCCTAAAACCACGGTAAACTCACCTAAAAATCACTAAAATAGTGCAAATAGCCTCGTATAATATAGAATATTTAGCCTCGTATTTATATAATTCGAAACTTACTTCTTCATTGGAAATTAtagtgaattttttaaaccatTCAGTAGGACCTAAATTGATCTGATCCATATCCATCTTACTTGGATTAGtcttcatattttattttcggctaacctaaaaaaaaaaaaaaatcaatgaattattaaaccaTTAAATcctaaatttgaaaaatttaatggaaacaacttgataaattgatGGCACTTTATACCTTTTTTCTGATTCACGTGAATAAAATAGTATTCAAGCTATATTGTGTCAATAAGACTTTAAAAAGTTAGTTCAGGGATCAAGTCGATTGCCACGTGGACACGTGGTGTGTTAACCTTACTTTTTTAAAACCGTATTTTGCTGTCCAACTGAACTATAGTCTGTATAACTACTATGTATTATCAGTATTTATCTAGTTCTTTAACTACTATTCAACTAGTAATGACTACAGTAGTAATATGACGATGATGCTTAtaccactgaaatataataaaactggaagccgaACTTAGTGTCGCCGAGAGAGAGATTCAATGGATGGGCTTttgtccttgtcggtacagtcacgtcaactaaAGTTGGTTGAgactactgaaatataatgtaatttttatatcgtGTAGTACTTAagtttgttttgacgttgactgtacaagatttaatatgcgcatgcgtgagtgagaggGAACACCATCCAATATATTGCTATCTCTAGCGACACTATTCACCTCCATGTGccttaattataaaatttataacataaccaaaaatttaaaaatcaatataattaaattaatttttagttgatgaattaaattattgacaaCAATGAGTGACTCAgagaataatgataataaacaacCAACTGGACCAGTTGAAAATGCATGGTCAATGAAAATTCCAAAGTTTGAAAAATCGGATAATCGTCATCGTTTATTAGAAGAGAGTTCATTTGCAACAGTATTTCCAAAATATCGTGGAGAATATTTACGTGAATGTTGGACACTTGTACAGAAAGCATTAGATGATCATGGAATTAAAGCTGAATTAGATTTAATTGAAGGAATTATGACTGTTAAAACAACACGTAAAACATGGGATCCATATGTTATTATCAAAGCAAGAGATTTAATAAGGCTATTATCACGTTCAGTACCATTTGAACAAGCTGTACGTATATTAGGAGATGATGAACTTGGtgctgatattattaaaacacgATCATTAGttagaaataaagaaaaatggcATAAAAGACGTCAACGTATTGTTGGACCAAATGGTTGTACATTGAAATccattgaattattaacaaattgttatataGTAGTACAAGGGGGAACTGCAGCTGCACTTGGTCCATATAAAGGTCTACAACAAGTACGTAGAATTGTTGAAGATACTATGAATAATATTCAtccaatatataatattaaaacattaatgaTTAAACGTGAACTTGCTAAAGATCCAAAATTAAAGAATGAAAATTGGGAAAGATTTTTACCAAAAttcagtaataaaaatatatctaagaGAAAACaacctaaaaataaaaaagaaaagaaaccATATACACCATTCCCACCACCACAACAACAAAGTAAACTTGATAAAGCACTTGAATCTGGTGAATATTTCCTTACACAAGAACAAAAACGTATGAAACAAAAGAAAGAACAAGATACTAAACATGATGAAGCTAatgaaaaaagacaaaaacgTAGAGCAGAACCATTTATTGCACCAGATGAAACAAATTCAAGTGAAAATACAtctaaaaaacgaaaaactgataatattaatgtGAATGATGTCAaggaaaaagtaaaaaaagcaatgtcaaaaaaaaataaaacaaaataattatatgaaaaattattattttagctttttttctttttgtttaatttttaatacaatggcttttatatttatgtaatgaatataatattggtcaattgaaaatttgaataaataaaatgataactgttcatttaaaaaaagaattttattatttttttttttttcctattgtTACATGTTGTAATATCAGTGACATACATTtacatcattttaatttttataatatatttttataatactaGTCAACATGACGCGCCTACATCTCTCTGCCCCTTCaacctttgaaaaaaaaaaaggagagaaAAAACAGAAGTGCGTGAACCTAGTTTGTAAAAGGCTTTAATAAAGGCTTAAAATGAAGCGTAAGTTGTGCTTTAATTTGTACCACCAAACTCgaaatttgtacctcaaaaataacaacaaaaaaaaatatttactccaaaatgtttctgccttcaaaaataaatatttttaatttattttttttttttattataaatttgatggtTCAAATTAAAGCACAACTTACTCtttattttggaaaaaaaaacattaaaatatgttgattattaaagcagatatgcaattgttaataaacattttggagtaaatgattttttttttgttgttatttttgaggtaTAGATTCCGGGCTTGgcggtacaaattagtacaaattattctgcgtttgcagcaacttttttttctcccgagtcatcaagaaaaaaagtCGATTCTAAACCTTTTCTCCACCCTTTAATTTTTAggtacaaaataaaacaattgcgGTACAGAATAGTACAAATTGAACGCTTCTAATGATTATGCAATAGCTTTTTAAGCTTAATCAATGGGCGCGctattataaacattattttttcaattaacaaacaaatttttataatctattgtttataaatttaaacaaagaaatGCAGCTTGAGAAAaacatacaaataatttttgttttttcttttttaatattgttcaattaataagtatatgaataaaaataatcaaattataaaattatataaataatattgctattataataatatatacattttttattttttttttatcccttaatatatgtacattgtatttttcaattaaataatcatcaaatatattttgtttttttgttatttattttaaaattttttttttttttttttttttttttataaatgatattttaattatattacaattttctAATACTGTCTTGaagttattattatgacaaaaaaatatatacttatagttTATTTGCatgatgaaaaatgaatttattgaaaaataaaaattttaaataggaTTTCTAAATACaaactaataataaagataatgcCTGTGGCTGCTGTCGTACACTGgttttcaatcattttttttttatttaaaacaatctaGTCAAATTAGTTACTCGTTATATTTaacaactattattatttctagataatatttatattaattatttataattcaaaaaaaaaaaaaaaaaacgaaaataatcaaaaagtgTCAACAATAAATTCGTCAagattgttaatttttaaaattaatttctgaaagacttgaataattattattgtcaatataatttacactgacttttaataataataataatatatacacactAGTATCTTGGCAAAAAGAAAACGAATGATTAAaccatgatgatgatgatgatttaagtgtttaattttattactaaaaattaacttgtttaatctcgttattaatttaaatacacctgttttttttttttacaacaaacaTCAGTGCGTCatgcaaaatattaattgcaaaaattatttatatctatttttaatatatagattatatacgaaaataataaatatcattgaaaataattgataaaaagtgTCGTGTTATATGAGTCCACGTTTTTTCTTGTAATCTTCAAGATTCAATGAACGACGTGGACCAGTGTCTTTGACATTGCTAACTGGTTTTGGCAGTACACTAACTGGATTacctataataaataaaaataaatattagcttgtttatattatcattgaaaaataaatagaaaaaaaaaatgaatgaaaactTACTTGGCATTGGCACTTCCAAATCAATAGTAATATCAAAATCATGAGCATTAAATAGATCCTcggtattttgtttttttttaatttctttaccattttctttgtcatttaaaatattaattgtgtcATTTGTTGGTATGGGTTTTTCAATAATAGATGgtacaacatcaacaacagcatcaacttcatttttagatgaaaaacccaTACGTGGTTTAGTACTTCTTCTTGTAAATGGATCATCAATTGTTTTACCTTTTGATGCTTGATATTCTTCCATAATAGCTTTTTCAGCTTCTTCaacatttctttttctatttctatCATTGATATATGATATacttgatattgttgatgttcTTGCTTTATCTAATGATGATGCTTTTTCTTCTAATTCTCCAATTTCAGTTGTTAACTTTGATGCTGTTTCATCATCACCACGATGATTTGCTGCTTCTCTTTCTCTCATTAATGTTGCTTTTTTCATAGCATAATTAAATGGTCCAGCTTTaaatctttctttttctttaacaattttttcaatatcttcttctttaaattcataaaCCATGgcttcttttatttcttttaatttagtatttatttcatcaaatgtTGGCATTGATATACCTTGTAACGCACATGTTTCACgccattttataaattcagaATCAGTAAATTCTTGATTTGATACAAATTCTAAACGAAATATACGTTCTTGTGCACCATGACGTAGTTTTAAACCTTTATTTGTACGTGTACTACcaagttgatatattttagCTGTTTCACATACACCAGATATTTCAGCAACACGATAAACTGgtttaccattattattaccaatacCAATTCTAACATAACAACCTTGTACAACACGATTAAAAAATGGTAAATGTACTAATCTTTCCATTTTATGACGTGAtaaacgtattttatttaaatcatcttttgtattaatatacaatggtttattcattttattttttggacttgatattgattttttatcattatctgaATCACTATCACGAtcatcagatgatgatgatgatttattattttgacgtgaatttgttgttgttgttgtggctgttgttgatgatgatgttttatTTGGATGacgttcatcatcatcagatgatgatgaactatcatctgaatatatatttgatgcatttaattttgttttattgtcattgtcattgtcgtcattgtcatcatcatcatcatcgtcatcttttgttgttgttttttgttcaattttttgtttttctttttcttctctttcttttttttcttctcttctTGCTTTTAATAATGCCATtgcatttgattttttatcttgtttttcttcaattgtttttttacgaTCTTTACTACGTTCTTTTAAATCTGGTGCacgttcaatttttttattattatcatcattattagtacgttcttttttttttaattctttttgtttacgcatttcttgttttttagccatacgtaattttttttcaatttcaaaacgtattttcatttgttcacGTTGTTCAATacgtttaaatatttcttgttCACGTTCTTTTTCAGTCATTTTATTAAGACGTGCACGATCATCAGCATCAcccattaatttatcatcaaaaccATCATTAAATTCTTCTTCATCTGAATCTGATACACTACCATCAGAATCTGATACTTCACctggttaattatttattattatttcacatttttctttttgtttttatataatttaatattatcattaaaaattacctTCTTCTGGTTCAGATACTTTTGCTGGTTCATCATCACTATCACTGTCATCTGAACTTGATCTTGttacttttcttttatttcttttagctgctgatgtttttttctttttttgtttaccaGATTTTGCATTCCAATCATCATCTGAATCAGATGTATCTGAATCAACTTGTTTTGATTCTTTTTTAACTGGACTATCATCAGTTTGTGAATCATCCTGACTTcttgctcttttttttcttgccaTTGATATATCCTgatcaatattatttcaaggttaataaacatttacattttttatcaatcatcacaaacaaaaacaaaatcaacaaaatcaatattcatcaagttaaaaaaataaaaataaaaagttctatttaattttgataaatttaatataaaagaaGACTAAGAAAccaagtatttaaattattattttttacatttaaagcttttaataaaaagaaatttattattatttattttgtatatttaattatgtatattatttgagGTTATAATACTTACATTGTCAAGGTCTGATCCACTATCTGAGCCACTTTCACTACTATCAGAATCAAGTAAAGCGTTATTCTTTCTTTTCGgcatattgataaataatttaataatattattacttatttatagaggtatataatatttatattatatattaatttaagatTTTGATTGAATGACAAGTGGACAACAGCAACCACAATCAAagctttaataaataaaaaaaaaaagctgcgCGCGTAACTGTGCAATGCTACCAACGCTaccaacacttttttttttttgttatcattgTTACCAACCCTAAATTTCAAAAGACaaataattgcaaataattgcaaataatatatcaaacaattattaattaataattaatatttttttatagaattttcaaataccatttgagttaaaaaaatcgTAAATCTTCATATGCAGCCTAAAGTCTCAATTAGTCAAtagcataaatttttttaattaaataaaataaataaaattacctgaaaataaaagaatataatttttagaataaacttcttgcaataatatttattgtacatTGTAGATTATTCTAGATGTTGACTTGATCAAACCAAAAAAACTTTATCCTTTGATATTCatcttattaaatttttttgaaggtCTCAGTAATTGCATAacactatgaaaaaaaaaatatagttaaagacaagcaatttaaaataatttccaattttttttttcgatatttacTTGATGGTATATTATTATGCAAATTTCGAatgacttttaaaatattatcaatgtaAATACTACTTTGTTAAACAAATGCAACATTTTAACAGttattagctttttttttgtacaaaatttAGTCagcagaaaatatatattaaattttaaaacatgcaattttcaatgttaaatgtaattttaataattattcttttttttttttttttctatttgcttTATAAACACTTGTTACATTCgagtttatcaaatattaatttaaaaatatttgtattgtattgataaactaaaaaatataaatgattttgttttaaaaaaaaaatacatcgaGGAaagaaaacatttaaatttaattaaatgttaacAATCGAAATTCCTGTATTATCAACAACtataagtgttttttttttttactacaaaaaaaaataataaaaaataaatcatgtcAACATCTAACCCTAAAAATATTCCTCATcaaaattaactaaatttatacaaagtatCAAGAATAACAATTCAtccttaaaaaaatacacaactCATTGctccaattattaatttattttaaaaaaaagagaataaaaaacaaaaatatttatagaacatataaaaatagaaaaataaaaataaactgcatgactaaaaaataataaaattagctTGATGAAATagagtaataaaatttagtatttctaataataaaaaattgtccaataaaattaaataattaattataaaatgaaataatagtTATGTTACCATCGTCAGGATGTTTTAAGGATGTTGATTGTCCATATCATGACAATGGTGGATGTTACAGGCcttattgtcattttaaacATGTACGAAGAGGTaagtaacaaaataaattataatataacacaaaagaaaaagacaaataaaacaaaagaggctttttttttttgttttgttttgttttaaaaaatagaaaaattaaacgaaataattaaactcccaatattattgaataaatttaataatattaaaataattaaattacagaaAATTCATCAACAGCACCAACATTATCAAATCAAACAATCGAGGGGAATAAAAATTCCGAAACCACCACCACATCAACAACATTAGCAACAACAAAAGCAATAACACAAAcagaaataattcaacaacttGTTAGTCAAGCTGTTACAAAAGTATTGAGTGATCAaggtgttgttgttgatactAATCAAGTATCTGAAAATATTGTATCACAAGTTGTTGAAGGTTTAAAACCAgcattaaaaacaacaacaacaacaattggaAAACACAGTTGTGTACcacaattaataacaaaaccaCCATGTATTTATAATCCAACTCCAATATCTGAGCTTAAAAAACgtcatttattatcattaccagCATATAATCAAATacgtaatgataataataaatcatcattaaaaagaaaacaagatgatgattgtaataatgaaaaaacaaatgaattagTATATAAACCAAcagcaataataaataatgataataatataatacatgATTATATACCAACAATTAAAACAGATTCAATAAATTCttcattatttgatgatagTAATTCAagtgattataataataaacgtaAAGAAACATATtgtccaaaaaataaaaaaagacgcGAAGAATATgtaccaaaaaatattaaaacatcattattaaataatcaacatctAGATGATACAATGTCTATTGATGATtacaatgaattaaaattatatgataataatataattaataatacagttaatataacaaataaattaaatgataataatgatgacagTAAATTAATAACCAAAGAagtacaaaatattaaaaagactgttattaatgatgatgaaaaaattattaatagtaatgatgatgatgtaacaaaagaaattacaaataatcatagtgattctgataaaaaaaataaggaacatcatcatcatcatcatcataaggATCATAaggatcatcatcatcatcatcatcacagtAGTAGTAGcagtagtaataataacagcaATAGTAATAAAGAACgtcatttaaaagaaaaaaaaagtgataaaaaagaTTCAAGAGAACGTAAACATTCAACTGATAAACACAAATCATCATCGACTTCATCGAAAACaacatcatcgtcatcatcaagtAGACATAAAAGTAAAAGTAGTAGCCACAGAGATAGCTCATCTTCTTCTCATCGTCATAGTAAAGATAAATCAAGTAGTTCAAGTagagataaaaaatcaagttcaaaagaaaatgaaaatcataaatcaagtagtaaaaataatgataaatataaatcttctAGTTCATCAAAATcagataaagataaaaaatcaaaatcacataaattatctgataaaaaatcatcaaaaaaacatcataATAATTCTGATTTAtcacatgatgatgatgatgatgatcataataatgataaaaaatttattaattttgaagatATGTTAATAAGTTCAGAATCTGAAAATGACATTGAAGaagaatgtttaaaaatatttcaagaatatcaaaaaattgataataaaaatgataataatattgatgaaaaaaaaattataaatattgatgatttaaatgaagTTGAagaaattggtaaaaaaagaGTTGCTCATCCATCAGCATCAACAAATGTACTTAGAATACCTGGTACAAGTCAAGAgcctaaaaaaatacaaaatccaCAACAAAAAATGTATGAACGTTGGCGTTTATTGAGACAAGCTGCAGCAGAAAAAGCTGCTGAACGAGCagctaataataatgataattcaaatcAACAAGTgtttaaaattgaaagtaaAAATCTTCATACTGAAATTCAACCAACTGAAATtggtaatatattttcattcaattttttaaattttctctttttttttttaaacaaaaaaaaaaaacttttacattctcttatttaataataataaaacaatgtttgtgttaatttgtttttttttgtttttaaattaatatgatgatgatgattgtagCACGAATGAGAATAGCTCATGTTCCTTACGCAAAGTCATTGGCCCTGACAAAGAAGAAAGTTATTGAATCGGCAACGAAGCCAGTCGAACAAAAAACAACAGCACAAACTGCTAGAGGAACAGCTCGTGTTGCACATGTGCCACAAACAgtcagtaaatttttaaatatttataataaatattcaataattaacagtaataataataatattatttcgtaatttaataaaattcaataattgctaaatttaatatcaacattactcaattttattattattgttttttttttttaatttttgtttgatgaaggtttttttttttattttgttatttggaaatttttttatttaataaaaaaaaaaaaaattaaacatcagtcaataatatttatcttgaaaCGTCtttgatattgtttatttaatttttttttttttttctttctctttttattattgataaatattttgtacatatatttttattttttttttttatcacacatgtatgtaaattaaaatttgtttatattatttttgttttttgttcattttaaaattttgtattgtttCATTGAAGGTACCAGAGTTGATACGTCCAGAGCCACTGCAGATATCAACACAAAAATTCAACTTAAATGTTCGTCAGTATTACGTTAACATGATGCAAGATATttgtatacaaatttatacgAATGGAGATGACGCAGCTCAACGAGCATTGAGAGAAGAATTTGGTTGTCATGAACGATGCACAGCATTatcagtttataaaaattcatgtatgCTTGCTGtacataaattaagaaaagaagttaatcaaaataattctgGTAATgtaccaccaacaacaacaacaacagcaagcGGAATGGTTTCACATGATGCATTAATAACTGGTAAAACAAAAGGTTCATGGagtgttgttaaaaataaaaaaattataacggaTTTTAAAGGCACAGcactttattgtaaattaaaaaaatggattATGAGTGAACAACAACTTAAAGATTGGGGATATCCAAGGATACATCCAGATGGTCCAAaggtatttattataatttttttatattttcatttttaattttctcataCTGTGTCTCtcgagtcaaaaaaaattatcaagaaatatattttttttctttgtgacATTGTCTCGGTGATTGAAAAAGTAACGACGTATAatgtcagaaaaaaaaaaaaacaaaacaaacaaagATTATGACAAagcacaaatttataaaataccaaacaagacaaattaataataaaaaattgtacattttattattattaaaaaaaagcactagaaaataatgattaataattaaatatttaactgtaGTTTATTGAacttttattgtatttttcagGGACGAGCTAAAGTCTATGTGATAAATtccagaaataaaacaatattatcaaaagtACCAAATGAAAGATACTGCAGTAGATGTAATCAATCATATATGGTTGATAAGCATGGATTAGCTGTACGACaacaaaattgtatttatcatTGGGGAAGAAAATTTACATATCGTGGTGAAGGTAAATATAGTTGTTGTCAACAAGATGGTACAGCGTCTGGTTGTTGTGATGCTAAATCACATGTTTGGGATGTTGTTGATTATGAAAGTTTATATGGTTATGTACAAACATTGCCAAAAggtaatttaacaattatttaataataattatattaacaattatttcttattaatattaattcacatttatatttgtgTGTGTAGATAAAGATCCAGAAAATCAGGGAGTTTATGCACTTGATTGTGAAATGTGTTATACATCACATGGTCTTGAATTGACACGAATAACTGTTATAGATGAAGATTGTAATGTTGTTTATGAAACTCTAGTTAAACCTGATAATCCAATTATTGATTACAATAcaaggtaattaatttttttaactaaaaaacacaaatgtaattttaattcaattgttgtttgatttttttcttttgtagaTTTTCAGgtataactgaaaaaaatatgaaaggtGTTACGACAAGTCTTCGTGATGTTCAGGCAGTATTGTTAACAATGTTATCAGAATTTACAATTGTCATTGGTCACAGTTTAGATAGTGATTTTAAAGCattgaaattaattcataatacAATTGTTGATACGAGTTTTATGTTTCCTCATAAAAATGGTTTTCCACAAAAACGAGCATTGAGAAATTTATGCTCTGAATATTTacgtaaaattattcaaaatgatggtaaatataattagtaaatttaaaaatattaatagcttttatttttattaatttgttttaattgtttttttgtagtCGATGGTCATGATAGTAAAGAAGATGCAGTTGCTTGTATGGAATTGATACAATGGAAAGTCAAAGAAGAAGCTAAACTACTGtgagataattaaataaagaataattgttaaattgatattacAAATTCAGTTgttcattaacaaaaaaaaaaaagaaaaagtattgCTCTTTATATGAGATTTAATAATAAGTTTACTCAGCTGCCTACGTGTTTCCATTTTAATTGGAATTATCAtttgtaattcatttttaaactgatgaagaaaaaaaaaaaataaacaattaaattttaagaatTTATATAACCGTACATTgttgagattaaaaaaaatgtaataa from Aphidius gifuensis isolate YNYX2018 linkage group LG5, ASM1490517v1, whole genome shotgun sequence includes:
- the LOC122857878 gene encoding RNA exonuclease 1 homolog codes for the protein MLPSSGCFKDVDCPYHDNGGCYRPYCHFKHVRRENSSTAPTLSNQTIEGNKNSETTTTSTTLATTKAITQTEIIQQLVSQAVTKVLSDQGVVVDTNQVSENIVSQVVEGLKPALKTTTTTIGKHSCVPQLITKPPCIYNPTPISELKKRHLLSLPAYNQIRNDNNKSSLKRKQDDDCNNEKTNELVYKPTAIINNDNNIIHDYIPTIKTDSINSSLFDDSNSSDYNNKRKETYCPKNKKRREEYVPKNIKTSLLNNQHLDDTMSIDDYNELKLYDNNIINNTVNITNKLNDNNDDSKLITKEVQNIKKTVINDDEKIINSNDDDVTKEITNNHSDSDKKNKEHHHHHHHKDHKDHHHHHHHSSSSSSNNNSNSNKERHLKEKKSDKKDSRERKHSTDKHKSSSTSSKTTSSSSSSRHKSKSSSHRDSSSSSHRHSKDKSSSSSRDKKSSSKENENHKSSSKNNDKYKSSSSSKSDKDKKSKSHKLSDKKSSKKHHNNSDLSHDDDDDDHNNDKKFINFEDMLISSESENDIEEECLKIFQEYQKIDNKNDNNIDEKKIINIDDLNEVEEIGKKRVAHPSASTNVLRIPGTSQEPKKIQNPQQKMYERWRLLRQAAAEKAAERAANNNDNSNQQVFKIESKNLHTEIQPTEIARMRIAHVPYAKSLALTKKKVIESATKPVEQKTTAQTARGTARVAHVPQTVPELIRPEPLQISTQKFNLNVRQYYVNMMQDICIQIYTNGDDAAQRALREEFGCHERCTALSVYKNSCMLAVHKLRKEVNQNNSGNVPPTTTTTASGMVSHDALITGKTKGSWSVVKNKKIITDFKGTALYCKLKKWIMSEQQLKDWGYPRIHPDGPKGRAKVYVINSRNKTILSKVPNERYCSRCNQSYMVDKHGLAVRQQNCIYHWGRKFTYRGEGKYSCCQQDGTASGCCDAKSHVWDVVDYESLYGYVQTLPKDKDPENQGVYALDCEMCYTSHGLELTRITVIDEDCNVVYETLVKPDNPIIDYNTRFSGITEKNMKGVTTSLRDVQAVLLTMLSEFTIVIGHSLDSDFKALKLIHNTIVDTSFMFPHKNGFPQKRALRNLCSEYLRKIIQNDVDGHDSKEDAVACMELIQWKVKEEAKLL